A window of the Mucilaginibacter sp. cycad4 genome harbors these coding sequences:
- a CDS encoding NADP-dependent oxidoreductase, with product MKAIQLNGFGDVSNFSLTYLDVPVIKNDEVLIRIKAAAFNPIDYQMRLGLRESRLMRSPVLGRELSGIVVQAGSGVTGFKPGDEVITLAGSRGSNGSYAELIALDYRMIGRKPHSTSFEEAAALPSSGLTAWHSFNRMQAEAPDHIFINGAAGGVGRFLIKLLKANGISNIIATAGSEQSIAALQSLGLNAGQIINYNQPHLKDLLIAANNGVRFDYAVDLVGGIMAETAANVLKMNGNYVDITFLSTSITREILFDKGANIINVAAYAFAIENNLTWYGDTLNHLAHLIDTGKIDAPAINVIGNLSVETVQEAHRLMEANRVYGKKLIMRI from the coding sequence ATGAAAGCAATACAATTGAATGGTTTTGGCGATGTATCCAACTTTAGTTTAACCTATTTGGATGTTCCTGTGATTAAAAATGACGAAGTGCTGATACGGATCAAAGCAGCAGCCTTTAACCCTATTGATTACCAGATGCGCTTAGGCCTGCGCGAAAGCAGACTGATGCGTTCACCTGTTTTGGGGCGTGAGCTCTCTGGTATTGTCGTACAGGCAGGTTCGGGTGTTACCGGTTTTAAACCCGGCGATGAAGTTATAACACTGGCAGGCAGCCGCGGATCAAACGGAAGTTATGCCGAATTAATAGCATTAGATTATCGGATGATTGGCCGTAAACCTCATAGTACCAGTTTTGAAGAAGCGGCCGCGCTCCCTTCATCAGGTCTTACTGCCTGGCACAGTTTCAACAGGATGCAGGCCGAAGCGCCTGACCATATTTTTATCAATGGTGCTGCAGGCGGTGTAGGCCGGTTTCTCATAAAACTATTAAAAGCAAATGGTATTTCAAACATAATAGCTACAGCCGGTAGCGAACAAAGCATAGCGGCGCTGCAAAGCCTTGGCCTGAATGCCGGGCAGATCATTAACTACAATCAACCACATTTAAAGGATTTGCTTATCGCTGCAAATAATGGAGTCCGGTTTGATTATGCCGTAGATCTTGTAGGAGGCATTATGGCCGAAACCGCAGCCAACGTGTTAAAAATGAACGGGAACTATGTTGATATTACTTTTTTAAGTACATCAATCACCCGCGAAATTTTATTTGACAAAGGGGCCAATATTATCAATGTTGCGGCCTATGCCTTTGCCATTGAAAATAACCTCACCTGGTATGGAGATACACTTAATCACCTGGCTCACTTAATTGACACCGGTAAAATAGATGCACCCGCTATAAATGTTATTGGCAACCTTAGTGTGGAAACTGTGCAGGAGGCCCACCGCCTGATGGAGGCTAATCGTGTTTATGGTAAAAAATTGATTATGAGGATTTAA
- a CDS encoding GntR family transcriptional regulator: MKLAIDHKSPIPLHIQAEQLLRELIKDPAYQAGKLLPNEVELAKKLAISRTTLRQAINKLVYEELLIRKKGFGTKVAHSRISSKSMNWLSFSQEMKARGITVKNYELHVSWVFPDESTASFFDIGTEKKIVKMERLRGSSDNPFVYFISYFHPRIGLTGEEDFKRPLYEMLEDEYSTIANLSKEEISALEANKFIAGKLEIETGSPVLFRKRFVYDQGERPMEYNLGYYKAESFVYTVESRRT, from the coding sequence ATGAAATTAGCCATCGACCACAAAAGCCCAATTCCCCTCCATATCCAGGCTGAACAATTGCTTCGCGAACTAATCAAAGACCCAGCTTACCAGGCAGGTAAATTACTGCCCAACGAGGTTGAACTGGCTAAAAAGCTGGCTATATCCCGCACAACCCTGCGCCAGGCTATTAATAAACTTGTTTATGAAGAGTTGCTGATCCGTAAAAAAGGCTTTGGTACCAAGGTTGCCCACTCCAGGATCAGTTCAAAATCAATGAACTGGCTCAGTTTTTCGCAGGAAATGAAAGCGAGGGGCATTACCGTAAAAAACTATGAGCTGCATGTAAGCTGGGTATTTCCGGATGAAAGCACTGCCAGTTTTTTCGATATCGGTACGGAGAAAAAAATTGTAAAAATGGAACGGTTACGGGGCAGCAGCGACAACCCTTTTGTTTATTTCATATCTTATTTTCACCCGAGGATAGGCCTTACCGGCGAAGAAGATTTTAAACGCCCGCTTTATGAAATGCTTGAGGATGAATATTCTACAATAGCAAACCTGTCAAAAGAAGAGATCAGTGCTCTTGAAGCTAATAAATTTATAGCCGGCAAGCTTGAAATTGAAACCGGCAGCCCCGTATTATTCAGAAAAAGATTTGTTTACGATCAGGGCGAGCGCCCAATGGAATACAATCTTGGCTATTACAAAGCCGAAAGCTTTGTATACACAGTTGAAAGCCGCAGGACCTGA
- a CDS encoding helix-turn-helix domain-containing protein translates to MIKENSSNAVNKVFLYRSCRINGALDTISGRWKALIVIHISEGNDRFSLLKGAMPGITDQTLGKQLKELEASGLISKTIIPAVPVRVDYALTPKGKALLPILASLSEWSDM, encoded by the coding sequence ATGATCAAGGAAAACTCATCAAACGCTGTTAATAAAGTATTCCTGTATCGGTCGTGCCGGATAAATGGTGCGCTCGATACCATTTCGGGCAGGTGGAAAGCGCTTATCGTTATTCATATCTCTGAAGGAAACGACCGGTTCAGCCTGTTGAAAGGAGCTATGCCGGGTATAACCGATCAAACATTAGGTAAGCAACTGAAAGAACTGGAGGCTTCAGGGCTGATCAGCAAAACTATAATCCCCGCAGTACCTGTACGTGTTGATTACGCTTTAACCCCCAAAGGAAAAGCGCTGCTGCCTATTTTGGCCAGCCTGTCTGAGTGGAGCGATATGTAA
- a CDS encoding LD-carboxypeptidase, whose protein sequence is MNRKRFISSLVTAGAALSTSGSWATTAEIPDAKAHHKIPPYLQPGDTIGIVSPSGYMSLADIIPSVQLMQSWGFKVEIGDNAGKKDFIYGGTDEERAADLQQMLDNPEIKAIMCARGGYGLVRIIDRLNFRQFKKKPKWIIGFSDITALHCHINRNFGIATLHSKMCNSFPDDRAKADPMQVATIQSIRQALTGESLNYSSPACLQNRPGKAGAPLVGGNLSLITTLSGTPSDLDTDGKILFVEDTHEYLYNIDRMFWNLEQSGKLSRLAGLIIGGFQLKPDIEGEEFGHTIYDIVTEKVKEYTYPVCFDFPVGHQKNNFALKCGVHHTFEVNTEGSTLYES, encoded by the coding sequence ATGAACCGAAAACGCTTCATCTCCTCTTTAGTAACTGCCGGCGCCGCATTATCAACTTCGGGGTCATGGGCAACTACAGCTGAAATTCCTGACGCTAAAGCCCATCACAAAATCCCGCCCTATTTACAACCGGGCGACACAATAGGTATTGTTAGTCCATCGGGATATATGAGCTTAGCCGACATTATCCCATCTGTACAACTTATGCAGAGCTGGGGTTTTAAGGTTGAGATTGGCGATAACGCAGGTAAAAAGGATTTTATATACGGAGGAACGGATGAAGAGCGTGCGGCAGACCTGCAGCAAATGCTGGATAACCCGGAGATTAAAGCCATTATGTGCGCACGGGGAGGTTACGGATTGGTGAGGATCATTGACCGGCTAAATTTCAGGCAGTTTAAAAAGAAGCCGAAATGGATCATCGGCTTCAGCGACATTACCGCCCTGCATTGCCATATCAACCGAAACTTTGGTATTGCAACCCTGCATTCAAAAATGTGCAACAGTTTTCCTGATGACCGGGCAAAGGCCGACCCCATGCAGGTAGCCACCATTCAATCCATCAGGCAGGCGCTTACGGGCGAAAGTCTTAATTATTCGTCACCTGCTTGCCTGCAAAACCGCCCCGGCAAAGCCGGAGCTCCGTTGGTTGGAGGTAACCTGAGTTTGATTACAACGCTTTCGGGCACCCCGTCTGATCTGGATACGGATGGTAAGATCTTATTTGTTGAAGATACCCACGAATACCTTTACAATATCGACCGTATGTTCTGGAACCTGGAACAAAGCGGTAAACTTTCCCGCTTAGCCGGGTTAATCATAGGCGGCTTCCAGTTAAAGCCCGATATTGAAGGTGAAGAATTTGGCCATACCATTTATGATATTGTAACCGAAAAAGTAAAAGAATATACTTATCCGGTTTGCTTTGATTTTCCGGTGGGGCATCAAAAAAACAACTTTGCGCTTAAATGCGGGGTACACCATACATTTGAGGTTAATACAGAAGGAAGCACATTATATGAAAGCTAA
- a CDS encoding formylglycine-generating enzyme family protein: MKIKFIPFSGTTLLTALALLLWFFAFQSCHSADHKSEDGKDADSTTSRPIAYTSAAGFKIKAAISCTKNGMIKEDSILYMHQGGEAFQPTIVNVNSTSADKADNDMAWIPGGTFSMGGVNPTGMTDGGMEAMDDARPVHRVFVDGFYMDKTEVTNNQFAKFVKATGYVTVAEQKPTEAEFPGVPSEKLVAGSVVFTPPHQKVQLDDISQWWSYQNGADWKHPLGPGSDLKGKENYPVVQVAWEDAAAYAKWAGKRLPTEAEWEFAARGGKAGELYPWGNQLKQKGRWMANTFQGSFPDHDNAEDGETGLGPIKKYPANAYGLYDMAGNAWEWCADWYRNDYYNSFNPNTVVRNPKGPSDSLDPQEPGQKKKVQRGGSFLCTDQYCTRYIVGSRGKGEYRSATNHVGFRCVRDIKQGNNTTQDAQQAL, from the coding sequence ATGAAGATTAAGTTTATCCCATTTTCAGGAACTACACTATTGACAGCTCTTGCTCTGCTGTTATGGTTTTTCGCTTTTCAGAGTTGCCACAGCGCAGATCATAAGAGTGAGGACGGAAAGGATGCTGATAGTACAACATCCCGGCCCATAGCTTATACCTCAGCAGCCGGTTTTAAAATAAAAGCGGCCATTTCATGTACTAAAAACGGGATGATCAAAGAGGATAGCATTTTATATATGCATCAGGGAGGCGAGGCATTTCAACCTACAATAGTTAATGTGAACAGTACATCGGCCGATAAAGCTGATAATGATATGGCCTGGATCCCCGGCGGCACTTTTAGCATGGGTGGGGTTAATCCAACGGGCATGACTGATGGCGGTATGGAAGCTATGGATGATGCCAGGCCTGTTCACCGGGTATTTGTTGATGGTTTTTACATGGATAAAACAGAGGTAACCAATAACCAGTTTGCCAAATTTGTTAAAGCTACCGGCTATGTAACCGTGGCCGAACAAAAACCAACCGAGGCGGAATTTCCGGGCGTACCATCCGAAAAACTCGTTGCCGGATCGGTTGTTTTTACGCCTCCGCATCAGAAAGTTCAATTAGATGATATTTCGCAATGGTGGTCGTATCAAAACGGGGCCGATTGGAAACATCCGCTCGGGCCGGGCTCCGACTTGAAAGGGAAAGAAAACTACCCGGTAGTACAGGTAGCCTGGGAGGATGCTGCTGCCTATGCCAAATGGGCCGGAAAACGTCTGCCCACAGAGGCTGAATGGGAATTTGCCGCAAGGGGAGGTAAAGCCGGTGAGTTATACCCATGGGGCAACCAGTTAAAACAGAAAGGGCGCTGGATGGCCAACACATTTCAGGGATCTTTTCCTGATCATGACAATGCCGAAGATGGAGAAACCGGTCTTGGCCCTATAAAAAAATATCCCGCAAATGCCTACGGCTTATATGACATGGCCGGCAACGCCTGGGAGTGGTGTGCCGACTGGTACCGTAATGATTATTATAATAGTTTTAATCCTAATACAGTTGTACGCAATCCCAAAGGGCCTTCTGATTCTTTAGATCCGCAGGAGCCCGGGCAAAAAAAGAAGGTTCAAAGAGGCGGCTCATTTTTATGTACCGATCAGTACTGTACGAGGTATATAGTTGGTTCAAGAGGTAAAGGCGAATATCGCTCGGCAACAAACCACGTCGGCTTTCGATGTGTACGGGATATTAAGCAAGGTAATAATACCACACAGGACGCCCAGCAAGCGCTTTAA
- a CDS encoding alpha/beta hydrolase-fold protein — MIYRSYLKHHFRNNLIYILLILLFPKGILAQTDPPFKPISANIIKLPSKILKEERKIYIYVPPIDTLLPHRRYPVLYILDGDNHFSMIAEYCRYLSRWDVNVMPEMIIVGIPNTNRTRDLTPTHSVIDYYGKPDTSSNSWLKPSGGGNNFLQFISSELIPYVDAHYKTEAFRIFAGHSFGGITTINCLLTQPDMFSAYIAVSPSFWWDKEYLLNLADRKLKTNRIINKMIFYSDANEGGSDKSTFHIDLLKFDSIITQNKIPGLDHKYVYYPEDIHMTEPIKAYYDALRFIYRQWDLPQMDPKSLNAAVVKQHYQQLSQRYGYAVIPTEVNISNTAMYLLTQPGALDNAIGLLEMNTQNYPASPTAFSQLGDAYLKTGDRSKAVTCYKKALALNPRSQNIKAKLTGASENR, encoded by the coding sequence ATGATTTACAGAAGCTACCTGAAACATCATTTTAGAAATAATCTAATATATATTCTTCTGATATTGCTATTTCCTAAGGGCATACTTGCCCAAACCGACCCGCCATTTAAGCCGATATCTGCAAACATTATTAAACTTCCGTCTAAAATATTGAAGGAAGAACGGAAAATTTATATTTATGTCCCACCCATCGATACGCTACTACCTCATAGGCGTTACCCGGTATTATACATACTTGACGGAGATAATCATTTTAGCATGATTGCAGAATATTGCAGGTACTTGAGCCGCTGGGATGTAAATGTCATGCCCGAAATGATTATAGTTGGGATTCCTAATACAAACCGCACAAGGGACCTTACCCCAACCCATAGTGTTATTGATTATTACGGAAAACCTGACACCAGTTCAAACTCATGGTTAAAGCCAAGCGGCGGCGGCAATAATTTTTTACAATTTATTAGTAGCGAGTTGATCCCGTATGTTGACGCGCACTACAAAACAGAGGCCTTTAGAATTTTTGCAGGACACTCATTTGGCGGCATCACCACAATCAATTGCCTGCTAACGCAGCCGGATATGTTTAGTGCTTATATAGCTGTAAGTCCTTCATTTTGGTGGGATAAAGAGTATTTACTTAACCTTGCCGATAGGAAGCTAAAAACCAACCGGATAATAAATAAAATGATCTTTTACAGTGATGCGAACGAAGGAGGATCAGACAAATCTACCTTTCATATCGACCTTTTAAAATTCGACTCTATAATAACACAAAATAAAATACCGGGGTTAGACCATAAATATGTTTACTATCCTGAGGATATACATATGACGGAGCCTATAAAAGCCTATTATGACGCCTTACGATTTATTTACAGGCAATGGGACCTGCCGCAGATGGATCCAAAATCATTGAATGCGGCTGTTGTAAAGCAACATTATCAACAATTATCTCAACGATATGGATATGCTGTTATACCAACAGAAGTGAATATTAGCAACACGGCAATGTATTTATTAACCCAGCCCGGGGCGCTGGACAATGCTATAGGTCTACTTGAAATGAATACCCAAAACTATCCCGCATCGCCAACTGCCTTTAGCCAATTAGGCGATGCATATTTAAAAACGGGTGATCGTTCAAAAGCGGTGACTTGCTATAAAAAGGCACTTGCATTAAACCCCCGATCACAAAATATAAAAGCTAAATTAACGGGCGCTTCAGAAAACCGGTAA
- a CDS encoding vanadium-dependent haloperoxidase, whose product MMKRLYFALIVIITCSSCGKKSWEKPAENPDFIHRSIKDVTDVVRHDIYSPPVASRIYAYISVAAYEAARNGDNHYQSLEGQLKGLDSVPKPMAGKKYCFTLSASHAILTVGKILVMSEGRIEGFHDKLMQEFKNTGMPDSVYDNSIAYGKLIADRIIKWAAKDNYKHTRSLSKYDVQTDDASWKPTPPAYMKGIEPHWNEIRPFLLDSAQQFKPAHPFTFSNIPGSNFYKLAMEVYDTGKHLTDDEATIATFWDDNPFKVNINGHTMFATKKISPGGHWINITALACRKAKAGYVKSSEAYACIAVVIADSFINCWDEKYRSKVIRPETYINQYIDQSWMPLLQTPPFPEYTSGHSVISTASAAVLSKLFGDEFSFIDSTEMEFSIPARNFKSFKAAAEEAAISRFYGGIHYMPSITNGVDEGDRIGQFALTRLHTKK is encoded by the coding sequence ATGATGAAGAGACTATACTTTGCACTTATCGTTATTATAACCTGCTCATCATGCGGTAAGAAAAGCTGGGAAAAACCGGCCGAAAATCCTGATTTTATACACCGGTCTATCAAAGATGTTACTGACGTGGTGCGGCATGATATTTATTCGCCGCCGGTTGCCAGCCGTATTTATGCCTATATCAGCGTAGCGGCGTATGAAGCTGCGCGAAATGGCGATAATCATTACCAATCGCTTGAAGGACAACTGAAAGGGCTCGACTCGGTACCAAAGCCTATGGCCGGAAAAAAATATTGCTTCACGTTATCGGCATCTCATGCTATTTTAACCGTTGGCAAAATCCTGGTGATGAGTGAGGGCAGGATAGAGGGCTTTCATGACAAACTGATGCAGGAGTTTAAAAATACCGGCATGCCTGATAGTGTGTATGATAATTCGATAGCATACGGTAAACTTATTGCCGACAGGATCATTAAATGGGCGGCCAAGGATAATTATAAGCATACCCGTTCGTTATCAAAATACGATGTGCAAACCGATGATGCCAGCTGGAAACCTACCCCACCGGCCTACATGAAAGGTATTGAACCGCACTGGAACGAGATTCGTCCATTTTTGCTTGATTCGGCGCAGCAATTTAAACCGGCCCATCCTTTTACCTTCAGCAACATCCCCGGCAGTAATTTCTATAAACTGGCTATGGAAGTATATGATACCGGCAAGCACCTCACCGATGATGAAGCCACCATTGCCACCTTTTGGGATGATAACCCTTTTAAGGTGAATATCAACGGCCACACCATGTTTGCCACAAAAAAGATCTCACCGGGAGGGCATTGGATCAATATCACGGCGCTGGCTTGTCGTAAGGCTAAAGCCGGTTACGTGAAAAGCTCCGAAGCTTATGCCTGTATAGCTGTAGTTATTGCAGATAGTTTTATAAACTGCTGGGACGAAAAATACCGGAGCAAAGTGATCAGGCCCGAAACCTACATTAACCAGTATATTGATCAAAGCTGGATGCCGCTGCTGCAAACGCCGCCCTTTCCCGAGTATACCAGCGGGCACAGTGTTATATCTACCGCCTCAGCAGCGGTGTTAAGCAAATTATTTGGAGATGAATTTTCATTCATTGACTCGACAGAAATGGAGTTTTCCATACCCGCGCGCAACTTCAAATCATTTAAAGCCGCGGCCGAAGAGGCCGCTATCAGCAGGTTTTATGGTGGCATCCATTATATGCCATCTATAACCAATGGTGTAGATGAGGGCGATAGGATAGGGCAGTTTGCTTTAACCAGGCTGCACACTAAGAAGTAG